Proteins encoded within one genomic window of Nitrospina gracilis 3/211:
- a CDS encoding MBL fold metallo-hydrolase: protein MIFKQYYLGCLAHASYLIADESTRAAVVVDPQRDVEQYIEDARLMDLTIRHVYLTHFHADFVAGHLELRDRCGASIHLGVKGEAEYEFVPESDGTRLEMGDVRLESMETPGHTPEGICILVYDLKENKDRPQMVLTGDTLFIGDVGRPDLMASVGITAEELASLMYDSLHDKLMKLPDQTLVYPAHGAGSLCGKNLSDETVSTIGEQKRLNYALQPMDRESFIRMMTENLPAAPEYFPYDAQLNRKERLTLDRSLETGMKELTLDELLALQKEGAQVLDTRPETEFNAAHLKGTVQVGLGGKFATWAGIVLKPDIPIVLITEPGTEYESEMRLGRIGFDQVSGFLKDGMKALAGRPDLVESTPGWTVEDWDRAKAQGQKVRVLDVRSPAEYNEGHIRDALNVPLNTLQERMDEVPRDGDTLVHCAGGYRSTIACSLLQKAGRKGIINLLGGLGAFPLNHPVNRDLVTASA from the coding sequence ATGATTTTCAAGCAATACTACCTCGGGTGCCTGGCCCACGCTTCCTATCTCATCGCCGATGAATCCACACGCGCCGCCGTGGTGGTCGATCCCCAGCGCGACGTCGAGCAGTACATCGAAGATGCGCGCTTGATGGACCTCACCATCCGCCATGTGTACCTCACGCATTTTCACGCCGACTTTGTGGCCGGTCATTTGGAGTTGCGCGACCGGTGCGGCGCCTCGATCCACCTGGGGGTCAAAGGCGAAGCTGAATACGAGTTCGTCCCGGAATCGGACGGCACCCGTCTGGAAATGGGGGACGTGCGGCTGGAATCCATGGAAACCCCCGGCCATACGCCGGAAGGCATCTGCATCCTCGTTTATGATCTGAAGGAAAATAAAGACCGGCCGCAGATGGTGTTGACCGGCGACACGCTGTTCATCGGCGATGTCGGCCGGCCGGACCTCATGGCCTCTGTCGGCATCACCGCCGAAGAGTTGGCCTCGTTGATGTACGATTCCCTGCACGACAAGCTGATGAAACTGCCGGACCAGACGCTGGTGTACCCCGCGCATGGTGCGGGGTCGCTTTGCGGCAAGAATTTGAGCGATGAAACGGTGAGCACCATCGGCGAACAGAAACGCCTCAACTACGCGCTTCAGCCGATGGACCGCGAGTCATTCATCAGAATGATGACGGAAAACCTGCCCGCCGCGCCGGAATACTTTCCTTACGACGCGCAACTGAACCGCAAGGAAAGGCTGACCCTCGACCGTTCCCTCGAAACCGGAATGAAGGAATTGACGCTGGATGAGCTGCTGGCCCTGCAGAAGGAGGGGGCGCAGGTTCTCGATACGCGGCCGGAGACGGAATTCAACGCCGCCCACCTGAAAGGCACCGTGCAAGTGGGGCTGGGCGGCAAATTCGCCACCTGGGCGGGCATCGTGTTGAAACCGGACATCCCCATCGTGCTCATCACCGAACCGGGAACGGAATACGAATCCGAAATGCGCCTGGGCCGGATCGGCTTCGATCAGGTATCCGGATTTTTAAAAGACGGGATGAAGGCCCTGGCCGGTCGACCGGACCTGGTGGAAAGCACGCCCGGATGGACCGTGGAGGACTGGGACCGCGCCAAAGCGCAAGGGCAAAAGGTTCGGGTGCTGGATGTGCGGTCGCCAGCGGAATACAACGAAGGCCATATCCGGGATGCTCTCAACGTGCCGTTGAACACATTGCAGGAACGGATGGACGAGGTGCCGCGCGACGGAGACACACTGGTTCATTGCGCCGGGGGTTACCGGTCCACCATCGCGTGCAGTCTGTTGCAGAAGGCTGGTCGGAAAGGTATCATCAATCTACTCGGAGGCCTTGGAGCATTCCCGCTGAATCACCCTGTTAACCGCGACCTGGTGACGGCCTCCGCGTAA
- a CDS encoding cytochrome-c peroxidase, whose product MKGIHSAFLLATVLLWIATPVVIQAEESFYEPLPKMTHPKDNPWSKEKEELGKMLYFDPRLSSSNFISCASCHNPGLGWGDGLSTPIGHDFNRKGTRHSPTVINSGFFESQFWDGRVPSLEEQAKGPIQNPIEMNETQEGVVKKLKAIPGYVKRFENVFGKGGLTFDNIVKAIATFERSVVSKNSPYDKYNNGDKNAMSKSAVNGMNLFFGKAKCSICHNGPAFTDSNFHNIGVKSDDPGRYGVTKDDSDKGAFKTPGLRHISRSAPYMHDGSEKTLKDVIEFYNRGGDVDENKSPFITPLGLSKQEVNDLVEFMKALEGEPINVVVPELPPDN is encoded by the coding sequence ATGAAAGGTATTCATAGCGCTTTTTTGCTGGCGACGGTTCTTTTGTGGATCGCCACGCCGGTTGTCATACAGGCGGAAGAATCGTTTTACGAACCCTTGCCGAAAATGACCCACCCGAAGGACAACCCGTGGTCGAAGGAGAAGGAGGAGTTGGGCAAGATGCTGTATTTCGACCCCCGGCTCTCAAGTAGTAATTTCATTAGTTGTGCGAGTTGTCACAATCCAGGCCTCGGCTGGGGCGACGGCCTGTCCACCCCCATCGGTCACGACTTCAACCGCAAGGGAACAAGGCACTCTCCGACGGTGATCAACAGCGGTTTTTTTGAATCGCAGTTCTGGGATGGCCGCGTCCCCTCTTTGGAAGAGCAGGCGAAGGGGCCCATCCAGAATCCCATCGAAATGAATGAGACTCAGGAAGGGGTGGTCAAGAAACTCAAGGCCATTCCCGGTTACGTAAAACGGTTCGAAAATGTATTCGGCAAAGGAGGCCTGACCTTCGACAACATTGTCAAGGCCATCGCCACGTTCGAACGGTCGGTGGTTTCAAAGAATTCGCCCTACGACAAGTATAATAACGGCGATAAAAATGCGATGTCCAAGTCCGCCGTCAACGGCATGAACCTGTTTTTCGGCAAGGCCAAGTGTTCCATCTGCCACAACGGACCTGCCTTCACCGACAGTAATTTCCACAACATCGGCGTGAAAAGCGACGATCCGGGACGCTACGGTGTTACAAAGGACGATTCGGACAAAGGCGCATTCAAGACGCCGGGACTGCGGCACATCAGCCGATCGGCTCCCTACATGCATGACGGAAGCGAGAAAACGCTGAAGGACGTGATCGAGTTTTACAACCGCGGTGGCGATGTCGATGAAAACAAAAGTCCCTTCATCACGCCGCTGGGATTGAGCAAGCAGGAAGTCAACGATCTGGTGGAGTTCATGAAGGCGCTGGAAGGCGAACCGATCAACGTGGTGGTGCCGGAGTTGCCGCCGGATAATTAA
- a CDS encoding c-type cytochrome — MQILELVFTALLLVPAAPPGLTDLPGHSGICPQTRQTPTAPQEYLELENPLEPTETNILAGKTLFHFDAEPHACRLCHGLSGNGLGIMFKAVHPKPRNFICFQTMKDLPDGQLFWVIRNGSPGTVMPAFGSLDVDQIWQLVLYIRNFSKVDSTNEQGEP; from the coding sequence ATGCAGATTCTCGAACTGGTATTCACAGCTTTGTTGCTGGTTCCCGCCGCGCCGCCGGGTTTGACGGACTTACCCGGGCATTCGGGAATCTGCCCGCAAACCCGCCAGACGCCCACGGCACCACAGGAATACCTGGAGCTGGAAAACCCGCTGGAGCCGACGGAGACCAACATCCTGGCAGGCAAAACGCTGTTCCATTTCGATGCTGAGCCGCATGCCTGCCGGCTGTGTCACGGGTTGTCGGGAAACGGTCTGGGAATCATGTTCAAGGCCGTGCATCCGAAGCCGCGCAACTTCATCTGTTTTCAAACCATGAAGGACCTCCCGGACGGCCAACTGTTCTGGGTGATTCGCAACGGTTCACCGGGAACCGTCATGCCGGCGTTTGGATCGCTGGATGTGGATCAAATCTGGCAGTTGGTTTTGTATATACGAAACTTTTCAAAAGTAGATTCAACCAACGAACAAGGGGAACCATGA
- a CDS encoding c-type cytochrome, translated as MNQCTFWMRALSLSLFISGIAAGPQFAYADAPDSAGNEAIQLAMHQGSPHGGHHERHGLHHGMGRGGKGICPQTRTSPQAPKTVYNLKNPLEPTKENIEKGESLYQWTAEPTACKVCHGPSGNGMGMMANGLQALPRNFTCGETMQEITDGQMYWIIKNGTPTGMPPYPFMDENEVWKVILYIREMSK; from the coding sequence ATGAACCAATGTACTTTCTGGATGAGGGCTCTTTCCTTGTCCCTGTTCATTTCAGGTATTGCGGCGGGACCGCAGTTTGCATATGCAGATGCTCCGGATTCCGCAGGCAACGAAGCAATCCAACTGGCTATGCACCAGGGCAGTCCACATGGCGGGCACCACGAACGTCATGGCCTGCACCACGGGATGGGCCGCGGCGGCAAGGGCATCTGCCCGCAAACCCGCACCTCGCCCCAGGCACCGAAGACGGTGTACAACCTGAAGAATCCATTGGAACCGACCAAGGAAAACATCGAGAAGGGCGAGTCGCTTTACCAATGGACGGCGGAACCGACCGCCTGCAAGGTGTGCCACGGTCCTTCGGGCAACGGCATGGGCATGATGGCCAACGGACTGCAGGCCCTGCCGCGGAATTTCACCTGCGGCGAAACCATGCAGGAGATCACCGACGGCCAGATGTACTGGATCATCAAAAACGGCACGCCCACGGGCATGCCGCCGTACCCGTTCATGGATGAGAACGAGGTGTGGAAGGTGATCCTCTACATCCGCGAAATGTCAAAGTAA
- a CDS encoding c-type cytochrome, which produces MNYLPVIRTSFFLVVPTFLFLLFLPAPHANAADESVARKLIDHSCSNCHRFEGEAKSRFELRAPDLMWAGVKFQRPWLVRWLMGKEDNVYQKNYRWDISQTPINHPALTKEQAEAMADYFEKHLQDPRVKKDAIDLSQFTELHAQFGRELFKKHSCTGCHQIMEDDEKLGGPQSVAFFNTGKRLNKDWIYRFNSNPPDFVPHSGEFVADVSGLGLYYITGFLATEGDPDFQYYEPWKSEHFQNASTERGATIYKEYCAQCHGAEGKGDGPAASGLDPKPAVHSELPLNIYPEDYLYNVIYYGGKAVGKSPYMPYWGLTLGDQGVADVIAYLRETFKGN; this is translated from the coding sequence ATGAATTATCTGCCTGTAATCCGTACAAGCTTTTTCCTCGTCGTTCCCACTTTCCTGTTTTTGCTGTTCCTGCCGGCCCCGCACGCAAACGCGGCGGATGAGTCGGTCGCCAGAAAGCTGATCGACCACAGTTGTTCCAATTGCCACCGGTTTGAAGGCGAGGCCAAATCCCGCTTCGAGTTGCGGGCTCCCGACCTCATGTGGGCGGGTGTCAAGTTTCAGCGCCCGTGGCTGGTTCGCTGGCTGATGGGCAAGGAAGACAACGTCTATCAGAAAAATTACCGGTGGGACATCTCGCAAACGCCGATCAACCACCCCGCCCTCACCAAAGAGCAGGCGGAAGCGATGGCGGATTATTTCGAAAAGCATCTGCAGGACCCGCGCGTCAAGAAGGACGCCATCGACCTGTCCCAATTCACCGAGCTTCACGCCCAGTTCGGGCGCGAACTGTTCAAAAAACACTCCTGCACGGGGTGCCACCAGATCATGGAAGACGATGAAAAACTCGGCGGCCCCCAGAGCGTCGCATTTTTCAATACCGGCAAGCGTCTGAACAAGGACTGGATCTACCGTTTCAATTCCAACCCGCCGGACTTCGTGCCGCACAGCGGTGAGTTCGTCGCCGATGTCAGCGGCCTGGGCCTGTACTACATCACCGGATTCCTGGCGACGGAGGGCGATCCCGACTTCCAGTATTACGAACCGTGGAAGAGCGAGCATTTCCAGAACGCCAGTACCGAACGCGGGGCGACGATCTACAAGGAATACTGCGCGCAGTGCCACGGTGCGGAAGGGAAGGGCGACGGACCGGCGGCTTCCGGACTGGATCCCAAACCCGCGGTGCATTCGGAGTTGCCGTTGAACATTTACCCGGAAGACTACCTGTACAATGTTATTTACTACGGAGGCAAAGCGGTGGGCAAGTCGCCGTATATGCCTTACTGGGGTTTGACCCTCGGCGACCAGGGTGTGGCGGATGTCATCGCCTACCTGCGTGAAACGTTCAAGGGGAATTGA
- a CDS encoding c-type cytochrome → MKKWIAVGLGCGMVALSACGGTVEVEVPEFTAGKEEAQVTRVSSSGVCPQKRTTPRAPTAFYKRTNPLEATGENLTQGETLYQRTAKPLTCKTCHGERGDGFGDPDFESTPPARNFTCAATMQGLSDGQLFWVIRNGSPGTSMPAHPNLSETEIWQLVLYLRTFAGQ, encoded by the coding sequence ATGAAGAAATGGATTGCAGTGGGGTTGGGATGTGGGATGGTTGCCCTGTCTGCCTGCGGCGGTACCGTGGAGGTGGAGGTGCCGGAGTTCACGGCGGGAAAGGAGGAGGCCCAGGTTACCCGTGTTTCATCGTCGGGCGTCTGTCCGCAAAAGCGCACAACGCCGCGCGCTCCCACTGCATTTTACAAACGCACCAATCCTCTTGAGGCGACCGGCGAAAACCTGACACAGGGCGAGACGCTGTATCAGCGAACGGCCAAACCCCTCACCTGCAAAACCTGTCACGGTGAGCGGGGGGACGGGTTTGGCGACCCGGATTTCGAAAGCACGCCCCCGGCTCGCAACTTCACCTGCGCCGCCACCATGCAAGGTCTCTCTGACGGGCAGCTGTTCTGGGTCATCCGGAACGGCTCGCCGGGAACGTCCATGCCCGCCCACCCGAACCTCTCGGAGACCGAAATCTGGCAACTGGTTTTGTACCTGCGCACCTTCGCGGGTCAGTGA
- a CDS encoding class I SAM-dependent methyltransferase, with amino-acid sequence MNCPLCTAPTREFAHNPQREYRLCETCQLISVPPHSHPSREEEEARYREHENSLDNPGYVAMFMDKIRHIKEHGPQAKTALDYGCGYEPVLATLLEREGYRAEKYDSIFFPGLPEGKHFDVVVSTETFEHFHNPAREMERICGLLEPGGFLAVMTRFYTEMSPEPNASSFLNWYYQRDPTHVCFYRLETFNWIGRTYGFKRVFDNGKDFVILQRTDGGGV; translated from the coding sequence ATGAACTGCCCGCTCTGCACGGCTCCCACCCGGGAGTTCGCCCACAACCCGCAACGCGAATACCGACTGTGCGAGACCTGCCAACTGATTTCCGTACCGCCGCATTCGCACCCCTCCCGCGAGGAAGAAGAAGCGCGTTACCGCGAACACGAAAACAGCCTCGACAACCCCGGCTACGTCGCCATGTTCATGGACAAGATCCGCCATATAAAGGAACACGGCCCACAGGCAAAGACAGCGCTCGACTACGGATGCGGTTACGAACCGGTGCTGGCCACACTTCTGGAACGGGAAGGCTACCGCGCCGAAAAGTACGACTCCATTTTCTTCCCCGGCCTGCCGGAGGGAAAACACTTTGATGTCGTCGTCTCCACGGAAACTTTCGAGCATTTTCACAACCCGGCGCGGGAGATGGAACGCATCTGCGGCCTGCTGGAACCTGGGGGGTTTCTCGCGGTGATGACACGGTTTTATACGGAAATGAGTCCGGAACCGAACGCTTCGTCGTTTCTCAACTGGTACTACCAGCGCGATCCCACCCACGTCTGCTTTTACCGGCTGGAGACATTCAACTGGATCGGCCGCACCTACGGTTTCAAACGCGTGTTCGACAACGGCAAGGATTTCGTCATTCTGCAACGCACGGACGGGGGTGGCGTTTAA
- the efp gene encoding elongation factor P: MANYISGNSIRAGHVIVYNKDLYRVMKAEHRTPGNKRAFMQAKLRSLKDGTQTEVKFRADEEIERATLEQSEMEFLYEDPTSGYCFMNSETYEQIFIETEVLGDVKLYLLPNSRVTVEFHDGRPIGVQPPETVELKVVDTEPQLRGATVSGSGKPATLETGLVVTVPQFVDIGEVVRVSTSTGAYQERVKG; encoded by the coding sequence ATGGCGAACTACATCAGCGGCAACTCCATCCGTGCCGGTCACGTGATCGTTTACAACAAGGACCTGTACCGGGTGATGAAGGCCGAGCACCGCACCCCCGGCAACAAGCGTGCCTTCATGCAGGCCAAACTGCGCAGTCTGAAAGACGGCACCCAGACCGAGGTCAAGTTCCGCGCCGATGAGGAAATCGAACGCGCCACGCTGGAGCAGTCGGAGATGGAGTTTCTGTATGAAGATCCGACCAGCGGCTACTGCTTCATGAACAGCGAGACCTACGAACAGATTTTCATCGAGACCGAGGTGCTGGGCGACGTGAAGCTGTACCTGCTTCCCAACAGCCGCGTGACCGTGGAGTTTCATGACGGCCGTCCGATCGGCGTGCAGCCGCCGGAGACGGTCGAGCTGAAAGTGGTCGATACCGAGCCGCAATTGCGGGGTGCCACCGTATCCGGTTCCGGCAAACCCGCCACGTTGGAGACGGGTCTCGTCGTCACCGTGCCGCAGTTCGTGGACATCGGCGAAGTGGTGCGCGTGTCCACCTCCACCGGCGCCTACCAGGAACGCGTCAAAGGCTGA
- a CDS encoding outer membrane protein — protein sequence MLTPIGLIRVLLCLMFLLAATPSWAEPRTYFGVFGGVATGGGFSEFKNETCVDRKNEASTDTTFVDMFYLLFGDSSAFESGESRCNRVRRNYRASGPDAQTAGAWGAKFGFLPEEGSSVENIGIEFIYFERYPKIDRQPVSASGSQTTALFPSLPFSGTMEVDMSAVRTLAIMFHIYPKFRVLEEGFASRFQPYLGAGLGITHLQLNEVRVYDNSGTLVGRRGENDSAVGASFPLTVGFDFQVKDRVWITSQYIFSQALGLRFDEIDTGDDLQTRYFDHLFLMGIRFQFNPNSRATARQEATEIRFQPLTRSW from the coding sequence ATGCTGACGCCAATTGGATTGATCCGAGTCCTGTTGTGTCTGATGTTTCTTCTTGCTGCAACCCCTTCCTGGGCGGAGCCCAGAACGTATTTTGGAGTTTTCGGAGGCGTCGCCACGGGCGGCGGTTTTTCCGAATTCAAAAATGAGACGTGTGTCGACAGGAAGAACGAAGCCAGTACCGATACCACGTTCGTGGACATGTTTTATTTGCTGTTTGGGGACTCGTCCGCTTTTGAATCCGGTGAAAGCCGCTGCAACCGGGTACGCCGCAATTACCGTGCTTCCGGTCCGGACGCCCAAACCGCCGGGGCGTGGGGAGCCAAATTCGGTTTTCTTCCGGAAGAGGGAAGTTCGGTCGAGAATATAGGCATTGAGTTCATCTATTTTGAAAGGTATCCCAAGATAGACCGCCAGCCCGTTTCCGCCAGCGGTTCCCAGACGACCGCCCTGTTTCCCTCCCTGCCTTTCAGCGGCACCATGGAAGTCGACATGAGCGCGGTGAGAACGCTGGCGATCATGTTTCATATCTACCCGAAGTTCCGGGTTCTGGAAGAGGGGTTCGCTTCGCGCTTTCAACCTTATCTGGGGGCGGGTTTGGGAATCACGCACCTGCAATTGAACGAAGTGCGGGTTTACGACAACTCAGGGACCCTGGTGGGGCGCAGGGGGGAGAACGATTCTGCGGTGGGCGCCAGCTTCCCGCTTACCGTCGGCTTCGACTTTCAAGTCAAGGACCGGGTGTGGATCACCAGCCAATATATCTTTTCGCAGGCGTTGGGCCTGCGGTTCGATGAAATCGATACCGGGGACGACCTCCAAACCCGGTACTTCGACCATCTGTTCCTGATGGGGATCCGGTTTCAATTCAACCCGAATTCACGTGCTACCGCGAGGCAAGAGGCAACCGAGATCCGGTTTCAGCCTTTGACGCGTTCCTGGTAG
- the tolQ gene encoding protein TolQ has product METLNPSTMPLSIFEMVSRSSTMAKAVLVLLLIFSIVSWAIILTKFIAYRKAKQEDQSFLRVFSQSSSLVNIYNFSQKLKYSPVARVFLTGYSELYRYSGSNDQGREAGMTREVALSEQDLKGIGLSLTKAINHEIERLAHRLDFLATTGSTTPFIGLFGTVWGIMHSFRMIGVKGSASIGGVAPGIAEALIATAAGLFAAIPAVVFYNYLNAKIRGFTARMDDFSRDFLFMSEKDFLRKPVDY; this is encoded by the coding sequence ATGGAAACGCTCAATCCATCGACCATGCCCCTCAGCATCTTTGAAATGGTTTCCCGTTCCAGCACCATGGCGAAAGCGGTTCTGGTACTGCTTCTCATATTCAGCATCGTGTCCTGGGCCATCATCCTGACCAAGTTCATCGCCTACCGCAAAGCCAAGCAGGAGGACCAGAGCTTCCTGCGCGTGTTCAGCCAGAGTTCCAGCCTGGTGAACATCTACAATTTTTCGCAGAAGCTGAAGTACAGCCCGGTGGCACGGGTGTTTTTGACCGGCTATTCGGAGCTGTACCGCTACAGCGGCAGCAACGATCAGGGGCGCGAAGCCGGAATGACGCGGGAGGTGGCGCTCTCCGAGCAGGACCTCAAGGGCATCGGCCTGTCGTTGACCAAAGCCATCAACCACGAAATCGAAAGGCTGGCGCACCGCTTGGATTTTCTGGCCACCACCGGAAGCACGACGCCGTTCATCGGCCTGTTCGGCACCGTGTGGGGCATCATGCATTCTTTCCGCATGATCGGCGTGAAGGGATCGGCCAGCATCGGCGGCGTCGCGCCGGGCATCGCCGAGGCGTTGATCGCCACCGCGGCGGGCCTGTTCGCGGCGATTCCGGCGGTCGTGTTCTACAACTACCTGAACGCGAAGATCCGCGGCTTCACCGCGCGTATGGACGACTTCTCCCGCGACTTCCTGTTCATGTCCGAAAAGGACTTCCTCCGCAAACCCGTCGATTACTGA
- a CDS encoding ExbD/TolR family protein has protein sequence MDYRKDPRLMADINVTPFVDVMLVLLVIFMITAPLMQHGMDVDLPEESTETVEVKDVPTISIRSNKKVFYDKEELVTLVQLGEKLQRYLENNEKGSVYFRADRNLDYGYVVKVMATIRRAGVKNIGMMTEPGE, from the coding sequence ATGGATTACCGCAAAGATCCCCGCCTGATGGCGGACATCAACGTCACCCCGTTCGTGGACGTCATGCTGGTCCTGCTGGTCATTTTTATGATCACCGCGCCGCTCATGCAGCACGGCATGGACGTGGACCTTCCGGAGGAAAGCACCGAGACGGTGGAAGTGAAGGACGTGCCGACCATCTCCATCCGCAGTAACAAGAAGGTTTTTTACGACAAGGAGGAGCTGGTGACGCTGGTGCAGTTGGGCGAGAAACTGCAACGCTACCTGGAAAACAACGAGAAGGGATCGGTTTACTTCCGCGCCGACCGCAACCTGGATTATGGATACGTGGTGAAGGTCATGGCCACCATCCGGCGCGCCGGGGTGAAAAACATCGGCATGATGACCGAGCCGGGCGAATGA
- a CDS encoding energy transducer TonB — protein MESTQQVLDKIASLDKQHEVEVSFDMGEAVKSQPVKFKSRIWAVKSDTLGKGVKGKGTGAGSKQTFVYQGPVGQAQAADPLSQYVGRVHQQIYKNWRNPLGAGHNEVKVSFYIYRAGNIDQPELVASSGDSQLDKLALMAIKDSAPFPKFPSALKEPNLHITINFKYIAKK, from the coding sequence ATGGAATCGACCCAGCAGGTTTTGGACAAGATTGCCTCGCTCGACAAACAGCATGAAGTGGAAGTCAGTTTCGACATGGGCGAGGCGGTGAAATCCCAGCCGGTGAAATTCAAGAGCCGTATCTGGGCGGTGAAATCCGACACGCTGGGCAAGGGCGTGAAGGGTAAGGGAACCGGCGCGGGCAGCAAGCAGACGTTTGTGTATCAGGGGCCGGTCGGGCAGGCCCAGGCGGCGGACCCGCTTTCACAGTACGTCGGGCGCGTGCACCAGCAGATTTACAAAAACTGGAGAAACCCCCTCGGTGCGGGGCACAATGAGGTGAAGGTTTCCTTTTATATTTACCGTGCAGGCAATATCGACCAGCCGGAACTGGTGGCCAGCTCCGGCGATTCGCAGTTGGATAAATTGGCGCTCATGGCGATCAAGGATTCGGCCCCGTTTCCCAAATTTCCTTCCGCACTGAAAGAGCCCAACCTGCACATAACCATAAACTTCAAATACATTGCGAAAAAATAA
- a CDS encoding PD40 domain-containing protein — MRFAFTIIVWFGLFLFPLPALAELDVELDLYKETATEIEIAIPPFYETEPGQDADLAREAREILQTNLRLFELFRPMETEVFADLAATEGGQSRPLFLEWSRIGTQWLVKTQYRTEGLNGGVQFVFRLYDVVHNRYLMGKRYQGGRQYVRTIMQRFADELMDQLTGKRGVAETQIGFLATSDFGKELYAVDFDGENLKQISDEQSVVLSPNWSPDRRTIVFTSYRDRNPNMVLMSTNGEKRRTLLDIPGLNSAPSWSPDGSRIALSLSKDENSEIYTLSRWNELTRLTRHFNIDTSPTWSPDGKRIAFTSDRAGAGRPQIYIMDAEDGDQQGVRRITFDSWYNDNPAWSPDGDKIAYTSRVGDYHQIRLFFPETGKTALFTQGPSNKEEPSWSPDGRFLAYRVAHGRYSSIHIKGFNGKPSRQLTHLPQGSYSPTWSPYPRRYLQGETN, encoded by the coding sequence ATGCGATTCGCCTTCACGATAATTGTGTGGTTCGGGCTGTTCCTGTTTCCCCTGCCGGCGTTGGCCGAGTTGGACGTGGAGCTGGATCTTTATAAGGAAACGGCGACGGAAATTGAAATTGCCATCCCTCCGTTTTATGAAACCGAACCGGGGCAGGATGCGGATCTTGCCAGGGAAGCACGGGAGATTCTGCAAACCAACCTGCGACTGTTCGAGTTGTTCCGGCCCATGGAAACCGAAGTGTTTGCGGATTTGGCGGCAACCGAGGGCGGGCAGTCGCGTCCCCTGTTCCTCGAATGGAGCCGCATCGGCACGCAGTGGCTGGTGAAGACACAGTACCGCACTGAAGGGCTGAACGGTGGCGTGCAGTTTGTCTTTCGTCTTTACGACGTGGTTCACAACCGTTACCTGATGGGAAAACGTTATCAGGGCGGTCGGCAGTATGTGCGCACCATCATGCAGAGGTTTGCCGACGAGTTGATGGACCAGCTGACCGGAAAGCGCGGCGTGGCGGAGACGCAAATCGGTTTCCTCGCCACCAGTGATTTCGGCAAGGAATTGTATGCGGTCGATTTCGACGGCGAGAATTTGAAACAGATTTCCGACGAGCAGTCGGTGGTGTTGTCGCCCAACTGGTCGCCGGACCGCCGTACGATCGTCTTCACCTCCTACCGTGACCGCAACCCCAATATGGTTCTCATGTCCACCAACGGGGAGAAGCGCCGCACGCTTCTGGACATTCCCGGCCTCAATTCCGCGCCGTCGTGGTCGCCGGACGGATCGCGCATTGCGCTGTCGCTCAGCAAGGACGAGAACTCTGAAATCTACACGCTCAGCCGGTGGAACGAGTTGACGCGGCTGACCCGACACTTTAATATAGATACCTCACCCACCTGGTCGCCGGACGGCAAACGCATTGCGTTCACATCCGACCGCGCGGGAGCGGGACGTCCGCAGATTTACATCATGGACGCCGAGGATGGGGATCAACAGGGCGTGCGCCGCATTACCTTCGATTCCTGGTACAACGACAACCCCGCATGGTCGCCGGATGGCGATAAAATTGCCTACACTTCCCGGGTGGGGGATTACCATCAGATCCGGTTGTTCTTTCCAGAAACAGGAAAAACGGCGCTTTTTACTCAGGGTCCGAGTAATAAGGAAGAACCTTCCTGGTCCCCTGATGGCCGCTTTCTGGCTTACCGTGTGGCACACGGGAGGTATTCTTCGATTCATATCAAGGGATTCAACGGAAAACCCAGCCGCCAGCTGACGCACCTGCCCCAAGGCAGTTACAGCCCAACCTGGTCCCCCTATCCCAGACGGTATTTGCAGGGAGAAACCAATTGA